The Dyadobacter sandarakinus DNA window GAAGCAATTTTTTCGATACCACTTCCATTTGGCGACAAGTAGGCGCCAATGCAGGAAATAGGAAATGTGGGCTTTGACCAGACTTAGCCTGCATTCCCATCCATCACGGTATTTGAAGTTAAAAGAAAAAATTTGCCAGGTTTTCGTTTGCGGGGCAGGTCGGGCATTTTCCCAATGTCCAACCGTTGAAGTGATGAATGCTGCGCTCCTGAGCTGGTCAGCGGACGGACCAAGGTATGAGACATAATTTTCACCGGATACGACTTTAACCAGCTCCAGTGACTGTACCAGTAGTCCGTAAAAGGATCCTGACCTGGCGGCAGCCTCGATGAAAGCCCAGTCAAGCTGGGGAGCAAACTTTCTCAACAGCCTCACGAAGTCGCCCAGGTACTTTAATTTATCCCACTGCTCTACCCCACCATGGTGAACAACCATCATGAGCAGCTGATTTTCCATGTTTGGAACATTCACCGTGCGCTGCATCATTTTAAAACTAATCATATTTCCAGCCAGATCGGCCCAAAAAAGGTTGTAGCAATACCGAGGGTAGCTGATACTCCATTGTACTTCCAGGGATTGAAGGGTATGCTCGTCGGCCGGTACCAGCGGAAGCTGATAGTCGGTGTTCAGATAATCTTTTTCATGCTGGTCTAACAGGTATGCCCTGTACTTATCGGGATAGAAATCGTACTGCGCGAGAATATCCAAACTTTTGCGTACGCTGCTGCGCTCAATGAAGAAATCGATGTCGCCAAATTCCCGGTTCGTTGGTTTTTTGTACAGCATCCACGACCATAAGGCACCTTTCATCGGGAATACAGGTACGCCATTTTCCTGTAATGCATCGTACAACTTCACCGAAAGTCCGAGAAAAGCCATATTGGCCACCGCTTGTCCCAGCGCGAACTCTTTTAGTGATTGATAAAAAGGAACTGCTGATTCAGGCACGCGCTCAGCTGGGATAAAATCGAAAAGTGATGGACGTACCTGGTGCCATTTTGCCAGCTTGGCAATGCGCTTCCAGTTAATATGCTGCAAATCAGAATACCTTTCGCCGGGCTCATTTTCCAGCGTAGCATCAATAAGCATTTGCAGCTCAGCAGAGACTTTCGGACTATGCATGGTGAGCTAGGGTGGGCTCATTGGTCAAATTCTCGGCAACCCAAAGTTCCAGCTCTGCGAAGCCGGCAGGCCGGCGCTTCTTCATAATTTGAGCATGGCTCGCGCATTGCAGACTTTCTATAAAATGCTTTTTCAAAGCCGGCGCGGCAAGAAGCTCTGCGGGTAATGGAAAATTCCTCAGCATCTCGGCAGGAATGGCAGGAGCACTCAGTACCTCTTCCTTTTTACGATTGCGGATTTTATGCAAAAAATAAATACGCCCTAACCTGACGGGCTCCTCCGGAAAACCAGCTTGGGGATGATAGGCAAACTTGTTCACTCCCTCGCTCACCGGACTAAGATGAGCAGTATTGTAGCCCAGCCCTTCTACTGTTTTTTCCCAGATTTTAAGCTGCGGATAGGCGGGTACGATATAGGGGACTCCGTGCTTAAAGCTTATTGCTGTGAGGTCATCGCTCAATAATGCACACCCGGCCTTGACAAACGCTGCTGCTGTGGTGGATTTGCCGGCACCAGGCGTACCCATGAAGCACCAGCTTTCCTTACCAATCTGTACTGCACTGGCATGCAATAAAAACATGCCCCGCTGAAAGAGGATCAGGCCCAATGCTTCACTTACCGTAAAGAGGCTGAGCAAAGAAGGATCGCTAGTAAACGGTTGTACATAAAGCATATTACCATCTGCCGCTTTGTAGCTTGCCAGGCCTTTCCAATGCAGGAAAAGGCTGTTCTCACTTTGTGCAAAATCCGCACAAATCCCACGTCTGTAAATATGCGTTGGCCTGACTGCCGGAACTGGAAATGCAGCTTGCACAATGTGCAGGTCGTAAGGATCCTCGGAACTGACAGGTACCAGCTCCGGCAGCTCGATTTCTGAAAATATATGCAGTCCGAAAGCGCGGTAAGAATACATGAATAGAGGTTCAAAGCTTAGCTCCACACCCAGATGCGCTGATAACACACCGAATCGGACCAGTCGCCGATCAGGATTGTACCGTTGCGCTCTACCCAGGCATGGGCTTCAAATGATTTATTAGGATTAATTTCAACGCCAATTTCCAGTGTCAATGCTTGGGCATGGCGAAGTATATATTTCAGCGCCAGTGCTCTTGGCAGGCAAAGCAGCTTCAATGGCAGCAGGTTGGCAGCCGTATCCACCGCCCAAACCGCAGCATTGATATCTGCTGATGGAAGATCAGGCAACTTAGGGCCTTGACTCAGGTAGTGGAAGATGTTTCTGAATGTTGAAAAAGGCAGTACCGTTAATCCGCATTTTACCAGTACCAGCACCACAGCAGCCCGCAGGAAGAACTTTCTTTCCAGCTGAGACAATGCAGCCCATTTGGCAAAATATGTCCGGCTCTTCCTGAACATTACTCCTTGATTACCCTGACAAGCTTTTCCGACACCAGATCTTTCAGTAATGCATCCACATCCCTGCGGCACGTAAGCTCGTCAACCTCGTACTCGCTGATCACCGCGTCACAAAGCTCATCCACGGTCTGCGGCCCCTGTTCCAGCGTATCCCAGACAACGAGACCCACCTGGTTAAGTCCGTAATAGGCTCCTTTATTATGGTTTAAAATGACAGTGTCCTCTCCTACTTTGGAAGAAATCTGGTCTTCGGTAAGCTCGTATTTCATACAAATGCACTTTGGTGTGGCTATATACAAAGTTAATTTTTAATCTACCGTCTCCAAACTTTATCATCCGGCTGGAAAATACTACGCAATGTACCAGCGGCAGTACTTATTTTTCTTTCGGAAAGCAAAAAGCCAATTTGCGGATGCTGCGGAATTTCATTCGCTGAAACCTTATGCTGCGGCATAATCCATTGCAGCTGCATTCGCTTTTTGGTTCAGTACTTTTTTACACCAGCCATACGAATTGATAAATCATATACCGTTGCCTAGCTATTTATCAATCTTAGCGTCAATTTTGTACAACAAAAACATCTTGTCATGCAGATAGCAGTAATTGGGGGAGGCGCTTCGGGATTTATGGCTGCTATTACGGCAGCCGAGGCTTTCCCGGAAGCACGGGTTATGATCATTGAAAAAAGCAGGACAGTACTGAATAAGGTAAGAATCTCAGGTGGAGGAAGATGCAATGTAACGCACCAGCCTTCCGACATTCGTTTTTTTGTAAAAAACTATCCCAGGGGTGAAAAGCTGCTGCGCCGGATGCTGAACACATTCAGCGCCGAAGATACGGTCAGGTGGTTTGAAGGGAAAGGTGTAAAGCTTAAAACTGAGCCCGACGGCCGCATGTTTCCTGTTACCGACTCCTCTCATACCATCATCGAATGCATGTTGCGTACTGCCAAAAACCTGAACATCGATATTGTGACAAGCACGGGCATACGCAGCTTTTTGCGTAGGGAAGATGGCAGGGGGTTTTTGTTAAATACAGACCGTGAAGACGTGATTTCTGCTGACCGGCTTCTGATTGCTACCGGTGGCTATCCCAAAGCTGAAAGTTTTGAATGGGTGGCCCGCCATGATCATGAAATTATCAGTCCGCTGCCTTCGCTTTTTACTTTTAATACTCCTGACAACTACCTGCTTCCGCTTGCGGGCGTGTCGGTGCCGGATGCATCCGTAAGAATTTCGGCCAGCAAGCATGAGTGGCGCGGGCCGCTGCTGGTTACGCACTGGGGATTCAGCGGACCGGCTGTTTTAAAGCTTTCAGCATTTGCTGCGCGCGAACTGGCAAATATGGATTACAACTTTACATGCAGGATCAACTGGCTTCCTGCACTGACCGAGCAGCAGATCCGTTATTTCCTGCTGGGAGAGAAAACCAACACACCCAAACAGCAGATAAGCTCTCACGCCCGCTTCGGACTGCCTGCCAGGCTGTGGAAAGCTTTTACCGAAAAATGTGAAATACCTGACAATTTACGGTGGGGTGATGCCGGCAATAAGGTGCTGAACAGACTAGTAGAACTGCTTATCAACAGTCAGTTTGAAGTGCGTGGTAAAACGACTTTTAAGGAAGAATTTGTGACCTGCGGCGGCATTGCATTGCAAAATATTGACCCCGAAACGCTTCAAAGCAAGACTGTTCCAGGCGTGTTCTTCGCAGGTGAAGTCCTGGATGTAGATGGCATTACGGGAGGCTTTAACTTTCAGAATGCCTGGACCACCGGATACATTGCCGGACAAAATATTGGAAAATAGCTCTTACTCAGCCATTGCATCAAAGTACGCCCGCACCTTTCTGGCCCGGTCGAGACCGATCAGGCCGGCAAGTTCTTCCAGGGAACTTTCACGTATGCCGCGTACCGTACCGAAGTGTCTGAGCAACTTGGCGGCAGTTACCTTCCCTACCCCATTCATACCTTCCAATTCACTCACCAGGCTGCTCTTGCTGCGTTTATCCCGGTGAAAAGTAATCGCAAACCGGTGAGCTTCGTCCCTGATCTGCTGGATCAGTTTCAGTGATTCCGATTTCTTATCAATATATAAAGGCAGTGAATCTTCCGGGAAATAGATCTCTTCCAGCCTTTTAGCAATACCAATCACTGGTACCTGACCGTAAATACCCAAACTTTTCAATGCATCACACGCGGCTCCAAGCTGTCCCTTACCGCCATCTATTACAATCAGGTCGGGCAAAGGTTGCTCCTCCGCAATCAGCCTCAGGTACCTGCGGCCAACTACCTCGTTCATAGACGCAAAGTCATTGGGTCCCTGTACTGTTTTGATGTTAAAATGCCTGTAATCCTTTTTGGAAGGCTTGCCCTCCTTGAAGCACACCATCGCTGCAACCGGGTTCGTACCCTGAATGTTGGAGTTGTCAAAACATTCAATGTGGCGCGGAAGGGTTTTGATCTGCAAATCGGCTTTTAGGCGAATGAGTACTCTGTCTTTTTTGGATGCCGACGCAGATGCTTCGACTTCGCGGCGCTCGGCCTTTTCACGGCGGAAGTACATCACATTTTTCATGGACATATCCAGCAGCTTCTTCTTATCGCCGATCTGCGGAACAATCACGTCAAGGCGCATTTCCAGCTCGGGCTTGATGTTGCAGATCAGTTCACGCGACTCAGTTCCATATACAGACCGCATTTCCACGATCATCATGGCCAGGATTTCGGCATCGCTTTCTTCCAGTTTTTTCTTGACTTCAAGGGTCTGGGTAGCGACCATGTACCCTTGTTTTATTTTCATAAAATTAAGGTACGCTGCCTCCTCGTCGGACACAATCGTGAGCACATCTACATTCCCGATTCTGGGATTGATTACCGTGGCTTTACTCTGAAAGCTGGAAAGGTGCTCAATTTTCGTTTTCCAGGCGTGCGCATGCTCAAATGCCATTTGTTCCGCGGCAGCAAGCATTTTTTCCTTAAAATATTGCTGCGGCGCAGACAGATTTCCTTTCAGGATATGCTGTACCTGATCAATTTCTGCATTATAATCAGCTTCGTCCTGAAAGCCTTCACAAGGTCCTTTGCAGTTACCGATATGAAATTCGAGACAAACCTTCCACTTGCCGGCCCCGATGTTCTGCTTGTTCAGCGGCAGCTGGCAGGAACGTATCTGATACAAAGATTTGAACATATCCAGCAGCGTATGCATAGACCGCAGATTGGCGAAAGGACCATAGTAAGTTCCTTTGGTACGGTCCATGTTCCGTGTAGGATATACTCTTGGAAAAGGCTCGTCGGTTACGCAGATAAACGGGTAAGTCTTATCATCTTTCAGCAGGATGTTAAACTTAGGCTGCAATTGCTTGATCAGCTGGTTTTCTAGCAGCAATGCATCCCACTCACTGTGAACAATGGTATATTCAATCCGGCGGATCTGGCTTACGAGCCGCTTGGTCTTCCGGTCGTGCTGGTTAGATTTTAGAAAGTAGCTGGAAACCCGGCTTTTCAGGCTTTTTGCTTTACCGACATAAATCACCTCGCCGGTCTCATCGAAGTACCGGTAAACCCCTGGCTCGGTAGGTATTTTTGAAAGTTCTTCTTTATAATTAAACTCGGACATCTGCGGCCTCTGATCGTTTGAGCATTGTAAAATTTGCCCTATCTATTGTAAAAAAACAACCTCGCCAGGTGAAAAGTTGCGTCACTGACCAGCCTGGGGGCATTTTGCTGCGCCTGTTCAAGCGTCACAGGGCGGTCGAGCACGGATGTTACAAAGGTCATGCCCGCAGCAGCGGCAGCTTCGGGTTTTATATGCAATGTTCCGCAAATAACAGCCAGCGGCACACCCGCGCTGGTACATGCATCGGCGAGGCCCTTTACTACTTTTCCGCTCAGAGTCTGATTATCCACTTTTCCTTCGCCGGTAATGACCAGATCGGACTGCCGGATCAGCTCGAAAATCCGGGAGTACTCCATGACAATGCTTACGCCGTCGCGCAGGGTGGCATTCAGAAACCAGATTGCGCCCGCACCCAGCCCGCCAGCTGCGCCTGCACCAGGCAAGCTGCTCGCTTTTTTACCGAAATGAGATTCAGCTATGCCTGCAAAGTGCTTTAAACCCGCATCTAGGCGTTGCACCATCGCTGGATCAGCGCCTTTTTGCGGACCATAAATGACGGCTGCACCTGTACTTCCAAAAAGAGGATTGGTTACGTCGCAGGCAACAGTGACGGAAGTTTCTGCAAGACGGGGATCTGCCTGTGAGCTGTCGATAAATGCAATGCTGGAAAGAGCATGGCCAGCCGGACTGACCGGCCGGCCATTTTGATCTTTAAATAAAAATCCGAGTGCAGCTGCCATTCCGATGCCTGCGTCAGTAGTGGCGCTCCCTCCTATGCCGAGCACCAACTTTCTGGCACCGCGGTCCAATGCATCACGGATCAGCTGCCCGCTGCCAAAGGTGCTGGTACGTTCGGGATTCCGCTCCATTTTGGATAACAAAGCAAGGCCCGAGGCAGCAGCCATTTCAATAAAGGCAGTGGTACCATCGGCAGAAAGGCCGTAAGAGGCTTCAATCGGTCTGCCCAGCGGATCATTTACCTGCGTAGAAACAGATACTCCTCCCGCATAGTGCGTTAAAATAGCGGCAGTACCTTCGCCTCCATCCGCGAGCGGAATGCATGTAACTTCGGCTTGCGGAAAGGCGCGCAGAATACCCTTTTCTGCTGCCTGACAAACTTCGTCAGCTTCAAGGGAACCACGAAATTTGTCAGGAGCAATCAGAATTTTCACAATTTTCAGAAAAGAACGCCTTCGTCGTCAGAGCGGGACGGAGGAATGTAAGTGTCGGTACTGTCAGAAACCACGCCTCCACAACCCTGCACATAGTTTTCAGGCTTGATAAACGGACCTTTGCGATATTGGACAAGGCTGGGATCAGCATATACTTTTTGCATAAATAATCCCCAGGCCGGCATTGCAATGCGTCCACCCTGACCATAAGTAATTGTCCGGAAGTGGATACTCCTGTCTTCTCCCCCAACCCAGATCCCCGAGACCAGGTGCTGGGTCATGCCCATAAACCAGCCGTCAGAGTAATTGGAGGTAGTACCAGTTTTGGCAGCAATTTCATTACCCTCAGTCACGCCAAACTGCCGCAGCCTCCCGGCAGTACCACCCGGATCTTCCACCGCTCCGCGCATCAGGTATAGCATGTTGTAAGCCATATTCTCGCTGATTTCCTGATTTTGCTTCTGAAAAAACTCCTGCAGGACATTACCATAGCGATCTTCAATGCGGAGCACGGTCATGGGTTCAGTGCGATGACCACCATTTGCAAATGCGCAATAGG harbors:
- a CDS encoding BaiN/RdsA family NAD(P)/FAD-dependent oxidoreductase produces the protein MQIAVIGGGASGFMAAITAAEAFPEARVMIIEKSRTVLNKVRISGGGRCNVTHQPSDIRFFVKNYPRGEKLLRRMLNTFSAEDTVRWFEGKGVKLKTEPDGRMFPVTDSSHTIIECMLRTAKNLNIDIVTSTGIRSFLRREDGRGFLLNTDREDVISADRLLIATGGYPKAESFEWVARHDHEIISPLPSLFTFNTPDNYLLPLAGVSVPDASVRISASKHEWRGPLLVTHWGFSGPAVLKLSAFAARELANMDYNFTCRINWLPALTEQQIRYFLLGEKTNTPKQQISSHARFGLPARLWKAFTEKCEIPDNLRWGDAGNKVLNRLVELLINSQFEVRGKTTFKEEFVTCGGIALQNIDPETLQSKTVPGVFFAGEVLDVDGITGGFNFQNAWTTGYIAGQNIGK
- a CDS encoding serine kinase; the protein is MYSYRAFGLHIFSEIELPELVPVSSEDPYDLHIVQAAFPVPAVRPTHIYRRGICADFAQSENSLFLHWKGLASYKAADGNMLYVQPFTSDPSLLSLFTVSEALGLILFQRGMFLLHASAVQIGKESWCFMGTPGAGKSTTAAAFVKAGCALLSDDLTAISFKHGVPYIVPAYPQLKIWEKTVEGLGYNTAHLSPVSEGVNKFAYHPQAGFPEEPVRLGRIYFLHKIRNRKKEEVLSAPAIPAEMLRNFPLPAELLAAPALKKHFIESLQCASHAQIMKKRRPAGFAELELWVAENLTNEPTLAHHA
- a CDS encoding PqqD family protein → MKYELTEDQISSKVGEDTVILNHNKGAYYGLNQVGLVVWDTLEQGPQTVDELCDAVISEYEVDELTCRRDVDALLKDLVSEKLVRVIKE
- a CDS encoding lasso peptide biosynthesis B2 protein, whose protein sequence is MFRKSRTYFAKWAALSQLERKFFLRAAVVLVLVKCGLTVLPFSTFRNIFHYLSQGPKLPDLPSADINAAVWAVDTAANLLPLKLLCLPRALALKYILRHAQALTLEIGVEINPNKSFEAHAWVERNGTILIGDWSDSVCYQRIWVWS
- the uvrC gene encoding excinuclease ABC subunit UvrC, which translates into the protein MSEFNYKEELSKIPTEPGVYRYFDETGEVIYVGKAKSLKSRVSSYFLKSNQHDRKTKRLVSQIRRIEYTIVHSEWDALLLENQLIKQLQPKFNILLKDDKTYPFICVTDEPFPRVYPTRNMDRTKGTYYGPFANLRSMHTLLDMFKSLYQIRSCQLPLNKQNIGAGKWKVCLEFHIGNCKGPCEGFQDEADYNAEIDQVQHILKGNLSAPQQYFKEKMLAAAEQMAFEHAHAWKTKIEHLSSFQSKATVINPRIGNVDVLTIVSDEEAAYLNFMKIKQGYMVATQTLEVKKKLEESDAEILAMMIVEMRSVYGTESRELICNIKPELEMRLDVIVPQIGDKKKLLDMSMKNVMYFRREKAERREVEASASASKKDRVLIRLKADLQIKTLPRHIECFDNSNIQGTNPVAAMVCFKEGKPSKKDYRHFNIKTVQGPNDFASMNEVVGRRYLRLIAEEQPLPDLIVIDGGKGQLGAACDALKSLGIYGQVPVIGIAKRLEEIYFPEDSLPLYIDKKSESLKLIQQIRDEAHRFAITFHRDKRSKSSLVSELEGMNGVGKVTAAKLLRHFGTVRGIRESSLEELAGLIGLDRARKVRAYFDAMAE
- a CDS encoding glycerate kinase, whose product is MKILIAPDKFRGSLEADEVCQAAEKGILRAFPQAEVTCIPLADGGEGTAAILTHYAGGVSVSTQVNDPLGRPIEASYGLSADGTTAFIEMAAASGLALLSKMERNPERTSTFGSGQLIRDALDRGARKLVLGIGGSATTDAGIGMAAALGFLFKDQNGRPVSPAGHALSSIAFIDSSQADPRLAETSVTVACDVTNPLFGSTGAAVIYGPQKGADPAMVQRLDAGLKHFAGIAESHFGKKASSLPGAGAAGGLGAGAIWFLNATLRDGVSIVMEYSRIFELIRQSDLVITGEGKVDNQTLSGKVVKGLADACTSAGVPLAVICGTLHIKPEAAAAAGMTFVTSVLDRPVTLEQAQQNAPRLVSDATFHLARLFFYNR
- a CDS encoding nucleotidyltransferase family protein translates to MHSPKVSAELQMLIDATLENEPGERYSDLQHINWKRIAKLAKWHQVRPSLFDFIPAERVPESAVPFYQSLKEFALGQAVANMAFLGLSVKLYDALQENGVPVFPMKGALWSWMLYKKPTNREFGDIDFFIERSSVRKSLDILAQYDFYPDKYRAYLLDQHEKDYLNTDYQLPLVPADEHTLQSLEVQWSISYPRYCYNLFWADLAGNMISFKMMQRTVNVPNMENQLLMMVVHHGGVEQWDKLKYLGDFVRLLRKFAPQLDWAFIEAAARSGSFYGLLVQSLELVKVVSGENYVSYLGPSADQLRSAAFITSTVGHWENARPAPQTKTWQIFSFNFKYRDGWECRLSLVKAHISYFLHWRLLVAKWKWYRKNCF